The proteins below are encoded in one region of Dioscorea cayenensis subsp. rotundata cultivar TDr96_F1 chromosome 18, TDr96_F1_v2_PseudoChromosome.rev07_lg8_w22 25.fasta, whole genome shotgun sequence:
- the LOC120282211 gene encoding exportin-T isoform X2 — protein MADDLERAILLAYDPDAAVDPAVKSQAIAFCDCARREPPSSLLCLCLERLPRVPLPDPVRFWLLSALHEAVLSLPPSELPFFLSSLPALASCLSSSPPFIKNKLSQCLSTVITLHYPHSWPSPFVDLLPRLADGPHAVDMFLRLLSSLDDDLLSQDYPRDAAATAAASRVKDAMRMQCVPQIARAWFDVITLYRASEPSLSASALDVARRYIPWIDIGLVANDVFLQLLFELVESSEEQLRSAAAACLLAIVAKRMDPRPKLALLRSLQFNRLFSRQDSGCSLAHLITGYAVEALECYKRLGSDNVDGSSALELLDEALPSVFYVMQTCQEVDSGNIVEFLSSYVSAMKTPTQKQLVYIGQVLEVVKDQMLYDPAYRSNLDLPDKIGKEEEDEMAESRKDLFALFRSVSRVAPDVTQLFMQNLLARAVQSAEMNVEEVEAALSLFYRFGETVSDEAMRTGSGLLGELVPMLLSARFSCHSHRIVALVYLDTITRYMKFVHENTQYIPFALSAFLDERGIHHPHLSVSQRASYLFMRAVKLLKSKLVPFVEQILQSLQDTVARFTTLDWTSKQLKTSGSEDGSHTFEAIGLLIGMEDISPEKQSEYLVALLTPLLQQVDSLIADSKLQKIEESSPRIASVQQTIMAINALSKGFSERLVTTGRPAIGNMFKQSAIISPQTLGVLLQILVVFPNNVPLRNKVTSFLHRMVDILGASILPFLPMALKQLLMDSEPKEMADFLVLINQLISKFNISIAGILGDIFPTIVSRVFQLLPSDAFSFDPGYNTEEVRELQELQRVLYTFLHVMATHDLSSVLLTPTCREYLNSIIELLLITSCNHKDILVRKQCVQIFVRLIKDWCKKYSGEDKLPGFRNFIIETFATRCCLNSVLDKSFEFRDANTLLLFVEIVGAQKVMYDMFGDEFAVHFVSKGLPAAHCPQDLAEQYYRKLQDNDTKALRSFYQSLIEKLRQQQNGSFVFR, from the exons ATGGCGGACGACCTCGAGCGGGCGATCCTTCTCGCTTACGACCCGGACGCTGCCGTCGATCCCGCTGTCAAGTCTCAGGCAATCGCCTTCTGTGACTGCGCTCGACGGGAGCCACCGTCTTCTCTCCTTTGCCTTTGCCTTGAGCGTCTTCCCCGGGTTCCGTTGCCCGATCCGGTTCGTTTCTGGCTTCTCTCTGCTCTCCATGAAGCTGTTCTTTCTCTCCCTCCTTCCGagcttcctttttttctctcctCCCTTCCTGCTCTCGCGTCCTGTCTCTCCTCCTCTCCTCCGTTTATCAAGAACAAGCTCTCCCAATGCCTCTCCACGGTTATCACTCTCCACTACCCCCACTCTTGGCCTTCGCCATTCGTTGATCTCCTTCCTCGGCTTGCTGATGGGCCGCACGCCGTCGACATGTTCCTCCGCCTCCTCTCTTCCCTTGACGACGATCTCTTGTCTCAGGATTATCCCCGTGATGCTGCTGCCACCGCGGCAGCGTCGCGCGTGAAAGATGCTATGCGCATGCAGTGTGTCCCCCAGATTGCGCGTGCGTGGTTTGATGTTATCACTCTTTACCGTGCCTCTGAGCCATCGTTGTCGGCCTCTGCGCTTGATGTTGCACGGAGGTATATCCCCTGGATTGATATTGGATTGGTTGCCAATGATGTGTTTTTGCAATTGCTGTTTGAACTTGTGGAGAGCTCTGAGGAGCAGCTACGCTCAGCTGCTGCCGCGTGCTTGCTTGCTATTGTTGCCAAGAGGATGGACCCAAGGCCGAAGCTTGCTCTTCTTCGGAGCCTGCAATTCAATCGGCTGTTCTCCAGACAGGATTCTGGGTGTTCTCTTGCGCATTTGATCACTGGGTATGCTGTGGAGGCTTTGGAGTGCTATAAAAGGCTGGGGTCGGACAATGTGGATGGCTCATCCGCGTTGGAGCTCTTGGATGAAGCCTTGCCGTCCGTTTTTTATGTAATGCAGACCTGTCAAGAGGTGGATTCTGGAAATATAGTGGAGTTCTTGTCAAGTTATGTCTCTGCTATGAAGACACCAACACAGAAGCAACTGGTTTATATTGGGCAGGTGTTGGAGGTCGTGAAGGACCAGATGCTCTATGACCCTGCATATAGGAGTAACCTTGATTTGCCAGATAAGATTGgtaaggaggaggaggatgagatGGCAGAATCGCGGAAGGACTTGTTCGCATTGTTTCGAAGTGTTTCTCGTGTTGCCCCAGATGTTACACAATTATTTATGCAGAATTTGCTTGCAAGAGCTGTTCAATCAGCAGAAATGAATGTAGAGGAAGTAGAGGCtgcattatctttgttttatcGGTTTGGAGAGACTGTGAGTGATGAGGCAATGAGGACAGGTAGTGGGCTGTTGGGAGAGCTGGTGCCTATGCTCTTGTCAGCAAGGTTCTCATGCCATTCTCATCGGATTGTGGCACTAGTGTATCTGGACACAATAACACGTTACATGAAGTTTGTACATGAGAATACACAGTATATACCATTTGCTTTGTCTGCCTTTTTGGATGAGAGGGGGATTCATCACCCACATCTTAGCGTGAGCCAGCGAGCAAGCTACTTATTCATGAGGGCTGTGAAGTTACTGAAATCAAAGCTAGTGCCTTTTGTAGAGCAAATTTTGCAG AGCCTGCAAGACACTGTAGCTCGGTTTACAACTTTGGATTGGACATCTAAACAGCTAAAGACCTCTGGTTCTGAAGATGGTAGTCACACATTTGAG GCGATTGGGCTATTGATTGGCATGGAAGATATATCTCCAGAAAAGCAATCTGAGTATTTGGTGGCCCTGCTCACACCTCTTCTTCAACAG GTTGATTCCCTGATTGCTGATTCAAAGttacaaaaaatagaagaatctTCCCCAAGGATTGCTAGTGTCCAGCAAACTATCATGGCCATAAATGCTCTCAGCAAG GGTTTTAGTGAACGACTTGTGACAACTGGTCGGCCAGCAATTGGTAATATGTTCAAACAG TCGGCCATTATTTCTCCCCAGACATTGGGTGTTCTCCTGCAAATTCTTGTTGTATTTCCAAATAATGTGCCTCTGCGTAACAAG GTTACATCATTTCTTCATCGCATGGTTGACATACTAGGAGCTTCTATTTTGCCCTTCCTCCCTATGGCATTAAAGCAATTACTTATGGACAGTGAG CCTAAGGAAATGGCTGATTTTCTTGTACTTATCAATCAATTGATAAGCAAATTCAATATCTCCATTGCGGGCATCTTAGGAGACATATTTCCTACTATTGTGAGCAGAGTATTTCAGCTTCTGCCAAGTgatgcattttcttttgatcCTGGATACAACACTGAG GAAGTTCGAGAACTGCAAGAGTTGCAGCGTGTATTATATACATTTCTTCATGTGATGGCTACGCATGATCTTTCCTCTGTTCTGTTAACTCCAACATGCAGGGAGTATTTGAATTCCATCATAGAGCTACTTCTTATTACCTCTTGCAATCATAAAGATATACTAGTAAGGAAG CAATGCGTGCAGATTTTTGTGAGACTTATCAAAGACTGGTGCAAAAAATACAGCGGTGAAGATAAG TTACCTGGTTTCCGAAACTTTATCATTGAGACCTTCGCAACTCGCTGCTGTCTGAACAGTGTGCTTGATAAGTCGTTTGAGTTCCGTGATGCAAATACT CTTCTTCTGTTTGTAGAAATTGTAGGGGCTCAAAAAGTCATGTATGACATGTTTGGGGATGAGTTTGCTGTGCATTTTGTATCAAAAGGCCTTCCTGCTGCACATTGCCCACAAGATTTGGCTGAACAGTACTACCGGAAGTTGCAG GATAATGATACAAAGGCTTTGAGATCGTTTTATCAATCACTTATCGAGAAATTGAGACAACAACAAAATGGAAGCTTTGTTTTCAGATAG
- the LOC120282211 gene encoding exportin-T isoform X3 → MADDLERAILLAYDPDAAVDPAVKSQAIAFCDCARREPPSSLLCLCLERLPRVPLPDPVRFWLLSALHEAVLSLPPSELPFFLSSLPALASCLSSSPPFIKNKLSQCLSTVITLHYPHSWPSPFVDLLPRLADGPHAVDMFLRLLSSLDDDLLSQDYPRDAAATAAASRVKDAMRMQCVPQIARAWFDVITLYRASEPSLSASALDVARRYIPWIDIGLVANDVFLQLLFELVESSEEQLRSAAAACLLAIVAKRMDPRPKLALLRSLQFNRLFSRQDSGCSLAHLITGYAVEALECYKRLGSDNVDGSSALELLDEALPSVFYVMQTCQEVDSGNIVEFLSSYVSAMKTPTQKQLVYIGQVLEVVKDQMLYDPAYRSNLDLPDKIGKEEEDEMAESRKDLFALFRSVSRVAPDVTQLFMQNLLARAVQSAEMNVEEVEAALSLFYRFGETVSDEAMRTGSGLLGELVPMLLSARFSCHSHRIVALVYLDTITRYMKFVHENTQYIPFALSAFLDERGIHHPHLSVSQRASYLFMRAVKLLKSKLVPFVEQILQSLQDTVARFTTLDWTSKQLKTSGSEDGSHTFEAIGLLIGMEDISPEKQSEYLVALLTPLLQQVDSLIADSKLQKIEESSPRIASVQQTIMAINALSKGFSERLVTTGRPAIGNMFKQTLGVLLQILVVFPNNVPLRNKVTSFLHRMVDILGASILPFLPMALKQLLMDSEPKEMADFLVLINQLISKFNISIAGILGDIFPTIVSRVFQLLPSDAFSFDPGYNTEEVRELQELQRVLYTFLHVMATHDLSSVLLTPTCREYLNSIIELLLITSCNHKDILVRKQCVQIFVRLIKDWCKKYSGEDKLPGFRNFIIETFATRCCLNSVLDKSFEFRDANTLLLFVEIVGAQKVMYDMFGDEFAVHFVSKGLPAAHCPQDLAEQYYRKLQQDNDTKALRSFYQSLIEKLRQQQNGSFVFR, encoded by the exons ATGGCGGACGACCTCGAGCGGGCGATCCTTCTCGCTTACGACCCGGACGCTGCCGTCGATCCCGCTGTCAAGTCTCAGGCAATCGCCTTCTGTGACTGCGCTCGACGGGAGCCACCGTCTTCTCTCCTTTGCCTTTGCCTTGAGCGTCTTCCCCGGGTTCCGTTGCCCGATCCGGTTCGTTTCTGGCTTCTCTCTGCTCTCCATGAAGCTGTTCTTTCTCTCCCTCCTTCCGagcttcctttttttctctcctCCCTTCCTGCTCTCGCGTCCTGTCTCTCCTCCTCTCCTCCGTTTATCAAGAACAAGCTCTCCCAATGCCTCTCCACGGTTATCACTCTCCACTACCCCCACTCTTGGCCTTCGCCATTCGTTGATCTCCTTCCTCGGCTTGCTGATGGGCCGCACGCCGTCGACATGTTCCTCCGCCTCCTCTCTTCCCTTGACGACGATCTCTTGTCTCAGGATTATCCCCGTGATGCTGCTGCCACCGCGGCAGCGTCGCGCGTGAAAGATGCTATGCGCATGCAGTGTGTCCCCCAGATTGCGCGTGCGTGGTTTGATGTTATCACTCTTTACCGTGCCTCTGAGCCATCGTTGTCGGCCTCTGCGCTTGATGTTGCACGGAGGTATATCCCCTGGATTGATATTGGATTGGTTGCCAATGATGTGTTTTTGCAATTGCTGTTTGAACTTGTGGAGAGCTCTGAGGAGCAGCTACGCTCAGCTGCTGCCGCGTGCTTGCTTGCTATTGTTGCCAAGAGGATGGACCCAAGGCCGAAGCTTGCTCTTCTTCGGAGCCTGCAATTCAATCGGCTGTTCTCCAGACAGGATTCTGGGTGTTCTCTTGCGCATTTGATCACTGGGTATGCTGTGGAGGCTTTGGAGTGCTATAAAAGGCTGGGGTCGGACAATGTGGATGGCTCATCCGCGTTGGAGCTCTTGGATGAAGCCTTGCCGTCCGTTTTTTATGTAATGCAGACCTGTCAAGAGGTGGATTCTGGAAATATAGTGGAGTTCTTGTCAAGTTATGTCTCTGCTATGAAGACACCAACACAGAAGCAACTGGTTTATATTGGGCAGGTGTTGGAGGTCGTGAAGGACCAGATGCTCTATGACCCTGCATATAGGAGTAACCTTGATTTGCCAGATAAGATTGgtaaggaggaggaggatgagatGGCAGAATCGCGGAAGGACTTGTTCGCATTGTTTCGAAGTGTTTCTCGTGTTGCCCCAGATGTTACACAATTATTTATGCAGAATTTGCTTGCAAGAGCTGTTCAATCAGCAGAAATGAATGTAGAGGAAGTAGAGGCtgcattatctttgttttatcGGTTTGGAGAGACTGTGAGTGATGAGGCAATGAGGACAGGTAGTGGGCTGTTGGGAGAGCTGGTGCCTATGCTCTTGTCAGCAAGGTTCTCATGCCATTCTCATCGGATTGTGGCACTAGTGTATCTGGACACAATAACACGTTACATGAAGTTTGTACATGAGAATACACAGTATATACCATTTGCTTTGTCTGCCTTTTTGGATGAGAGGGGGATTCATCACCCACATCTTAGCGTGAGCCAGCGAGCAAGCTACTTATTCATGAGGGCTGTGAAGTTACTGAAATCAAAGCTAGTGCCTTTTGTAGAGCAAATTTTGCAG AGCCTGCAAGACACTGTAGCTCGGTTTACAACTTTGGATTGGACATCTAAACAGCTAAAGACCTCTGGTTCTGAAGATGGTAGTCACACATTTGAG GCGATTGGGCTATTGATTGGCATGGAAGATATATCTCCAGAAAAGCAATCTGAGTATTTGGTGGCCCTGCTCACACCTCTTCTTCAACAG GTTGATTCCCTGATTGCTGATTCAAAGttacaaaaaatagaagaatctTCCCCAAGGATTGCTAGTGTCCAGCAAACTATCATGGCCATAAATGCTCTCAGCAAG GGTTTTAGTGAACGACTTGTGACAACTGGTCGGCCAGCAATTGGTAATATGTTCAAACAG ACATTGGGTGTTCTCCTGCAAATTCTTGTTGTATTTCCAAATAATGTGCCTCTGCGTAACAAG GTTACATCATTTCTTCATCGCATGGTTGACATACTAGGAGCTTCTATTTTGCCCTTCCTCCCTATGGCATTAAAGCAATTACTTATGGACAGTGAG CCTAAGGAAATGGCTGATTTTCTTGTACTTATCAATCAATTGATAAGCAAATTCAATATCTCCATTGCGGGCATCTTAGGAGACATATTTCCTACTATTGTGAGCAGAGTATTTCAGCTTCTGCCAAGTgatgcattttcttttgatcCTGGATACAACACTGAG GAAGTTCGAGAACTGCAAGAGTTGCAGCGTGTATTATATACATTTCTTCATGTGATGGCTACGCATGATCTTTCCTCTGTTCTGTTAACTCCAACATGCAGGGAGTATTTGAATTCCATCATAGAGCTACTTCTTATTACCTCTTGCAATCATAAAGATATACTAGTAAGGAAG CAATGCGTGCAGATTTTTGTGAGACTTATCAAAGACTGGTGCAAAAAATACAGCGGTGAAGATAAG TTACCTGGTTTCCGAAACTTTATCATTGAGACCTTCGCAACTCGCTGCTGTCTGAACAGTGTGCTTGATAAGTCGTTTGAGTTCCGTGATGCAAATACT CTTCTTCTGTTTGTAGAAATTGTAGGGGCTCAAAAAGTCATGTATGACATGTTTGGGGATGAGTTTGCTGTGCATTTTGTATCAAAAGGCCTTCCTGCTGCACATTGCCCACAAGATTTGGCTGAACAGTACTACCGGAAGTTGCAG CAGGATAATGATACAAAGGCTTTGAGATCGTTTTATCAATCACTTATCGAGAAATTGAGACAACAACAAAATGGAAGCTTTGTTTTCAGATAG
- the LOC120282211 gene encoding exportin-T isoform X1, translating into MADDLERAILLAYDPDAAVDPAVKSQAIAFCDCARREPPSSLLCLCLERLPRVPLPDPVRFWLLSALHEAVLSLPPSELPFFLSSLPALASCLSSSPPFIKNKLSQCLSTVITLHYPHSWPSPFVDLLPRLADGPHAVDMFLRLLSSLDDDLLSQDYPRDAAATAAASRVKDAMRMQCVPQIARAWFDVITLYRASEPSLSASALDVARRYIPWIDIGLVANDVFLQLLFELVESSEEQLRSAAAACLLAIVAKRMDPRPKLALLRSLQFNRLFSRQDSGCSLAHLITGYAVEALECYKRLGSDNVDGSSALELLDEALPSVFYVMQTCQEVDSGNIVEFLSSYVSAMKTPTQKQLVYIGQVLEVVKDQMLYDPAYRSNLDLPDKIGKEEEDEMAESRKDLFALFRSVSRVAPDVTQLFMQNLLARAVQSAEMNVEEVEAALSLFYRFGETVSDEAMRTGSGLLGELVPMLLSARFSCHSHRIVALVYLDTITRYMKFVHENTQYIPFALSAFLDERGIHHPHLSVSQRASYLFMRAVKLLKSKLVPFVEQILQSLQDTVARFTTLDWTSKQLKTSGSEDGSHTFEAIGLLIGMEDISPEKQSEYLVALLTPLLQQVDSLIADSKLQKIEESSPRIASVQQTIMAINALSKGFSERLVTTGRPAIGNMFKQSAIISPQTLGVLLQILVVFPNNVPLRNKVTSFLHRMVDILGASILPFLPMALKQLLMDSEPKEMADFLVLINQLISKFNISIAGILGDIFPTIVSRVFQLLPSDAFSFDPGYNTEEVRELQELQRVLYTFLHVMATHDLSSVLLTPTCREYLNSIIELLLITSCNHKDILVRKQCVQIFVRLIKDWCKKYSGEDKLPGFRNFIIETFATRCCLNSVLDKSFEFRDANTLLLFVEIVGAQKVMYDMFGDEFAVHFVSKGLPAAHCPQDLAEQYYRKLQQDNDTKALRSFYQSLIEKLRQQQNGSFVFR; encoded by the exons ATGGCGGACGACCTCGAGCGGGCGATCCTTCTCGCTTACGACCCGGACGCTGCCGTCGATCCCGCTGTCAAGTCTCAGGCAATCGCCTTCTGTGACTGCGCTCGACGGGAGCCACCGTCTTCTCTCCTTTGCCTTTGCCTTGAGCGTCTTCCCCGGGTTCCGTTGCCCGATCCGGTTCGTTTCTGGCTTCTCTCTGCTCTCCATGAAGCTGTTCTTTCTCTCCCTCCTTCCGagcttcctttttttctctcctCCCTTCCTGCTCTCGCGTCCTGTCTCTCCTCCTCTCCTCCGTTTATCAAGAACAAGCTCTCCCAATGCCTCTCCACGGTTATCACTCTCCACTACCCCCACTCTTGGCCTTCGCCATTCGTTGATCTCCTTCCTCGGCTTGCTGATGGGCCGCACGCCGTCGACATGTTCCTCCGCCTCCTCTCTTCCCTTGACGACGATCTCTTGTCTCAGGATTATCCCCGTGATGCTGCTGCCACCGCGGCAGCGTCGCGCGTGAAAGATGCTATGCGCATGCAGTGTGTCCCCCAGATTGCGCGTGCGTGGTTTGATGTTATCACTCTTTACCGTGCCTCTGAGCCATCGTTGTCGGCCTCTGCGCTTGATGTTGCACGGAGGTATATCCCCTGGATTGATATTGGATTGGTTGCCAATGATGTGTTTTTGCAATTGCTGTTTGAACTTGTGGAGAGCTCTGAGGAGCAGCTACGCTCAGCTGCTGCCGCGTGCTTGCTTGCTATTGTTGCCAAGAGGATGGACCCAAGGCCGAAGCTTGCTCTTCTTCGGAGCCTGCAATTCAATCGGCTGTTCTCCAGACAGGATTCTGGGTGTTCTCTTGCGCATTTGATCACTGGGTATGCTGTGGAGGCTTTGGAGTGCTATAAAAGGCTGGGGTCGGACAATGTGGATGGCTCATCCGCGTTGGAGCTCTTGGATGAAGCCTTGCCGTCCGTTTTTTATGTAATGCAGACCTGTCAAGAGGTGGATTCTGGAAATATAGTGGAGTTCTTGTCAAGTTATGTCTCTGCTATGAAGACACCAACACAGAAGCAACTGGTTTATATTGGGCAGGTGTTGGAGGTCGTGAAGGACCAGATGCTCTATGACCCTGCATATAGGAGTAACCTTGATTTGCCAGATAAGATTGgtaaggaggaggaggatgagatGGCAGAATCGCGGAAGGACTTGTTCGCATTGTTTCGAAGTGTTTCTCGTGTTGCCCCAGATGTTACACAATTATTTATGCAGAATTTGCTTGCAAGAGCTGTTCAATCAGCAGAAATGAATGTAGAGGAAGTAGAGGCtgcattatctttgttttatcGGTTTGGAGAGACTGTGAGTGATGAGGCAATGAGGACAGGTAGTGGGCTGTTGGGAGAGCTGGTGCCTATGCTCTTGTCAGCAAGGTTCTCATGCCATTCTCATCGGATTGTGGCACTAGTGTATCTGGACACAATAACACGTTACATGAAGTTTGTACATGAGAATACACAGTATATACCATTTGCTTTGTCTGCCTTTTTGGATGAGAGGGGGATTCATCACCCACATCTTAGCGTGAGCCAGCGAGCAAGCTACTTATTCATGAGGGCTGTGAAGTTACTGAAATCAAAGCTAGTGCCTTTTGTAGAGCAAATTTTGCAG AGCCTGCAAGACACTGTAGCTCGGTTTACAACTTTGGATTGGACATCTAAACAGCTAAAGACCTCTGGTTCTGAAGATGGTAGTCACACATTTGAG GCGATTGGGCTATTGATTGGCATGGAAGATATATCTCCAGAAAAGCAATCTGAGTATTTGGTGGCCCTGCTCACACCTCTTCTTCAACAG GTTGATTCCCTGATTGCTGATTCAAAGttacaaaaaatagaagaatctTCCCCAAGGATTGCTAGTGTCCAGCAAACTATCATGGCCATAAATGCTCTCAGCAAG GGTTTTAGTGAACGACTTGTGACAACTGGTCGGCCAGCAATTGGTAATATGTTCAAACAG TCGGCCATTATTTCTCCCCAGACATTGGGTGTTCTCCTGCAAATTCTTGTTGTATTTCCAAATAATGTGCCTCTGCGTAACAAG GTTACATCATTTCTTCATCGCATGGTTGACATACTAGGAGCTTCTATTTTGCCCTTCCTCCCTATGGCATTAAAGCAATTACTTATGGACAGTGAG CCTAAGGAAATGGCTGATTTTCTTGTACTTATCAATCAATTGATAAGCAAATTCAATATCTCCATTGCGGGCATCTTAGGAGACATATTTCCTACTATTGTGAGCAGAGTATTTCAGCTTCTGCCAAGTgatgcattttcttttgatcCTGGATACAACACTGAG GAAGTTCGAGAACTGCAAGAGTTGCAGCGTGTATTATATACATTTCTTCATGTGATGGCTACGCATGATCTTTCCTCTGTTCTGTTAACTCCAACATGCAGGGAGTATTTGAATTCCATCATAGAGCTACTTCTTATTACCTCTTGCAATCATAAAGATATACTAGTAAGGAAG CAATGCGTGCAGATTTTTGTGAGACTTATCAAAGACTGGTGCAAAAAATACAGCGGTGAAGATAAG TTACCTGGTTTCCGAAACTTTATCATTGAGACCTTCGCAACTCGCTGCTGTCTGAACAGTGTGCTTGATAAGTCGTTTGAGTTCCGTGATGCAAATACT CTTCTTCTGTTTGTAGAAATTGTAGGGGCTCAAAAAGTCATGTATGACATGTTTGGGGATGAGTTTGCTGTGCATTTTGTATCAAAAGGCCTTCCTGCTGCACATTGCCCACAAGATTTGGCTGAACAGTACTACCGGAAGTTGCAG CAGGATAATGATACAAAGGCTTTGAGATCGTTTTATCAATCACTTATCGAGAAATTGAGACAACAACAAAATGGAAGCTTTGTTTTCAGATAG